The nucleotide window AACGAAACACAAAAAACCCGTCGTGCAGACGATATCCTAGTCCAACCAACGGCTGAGTTCGTGCTTTTCTTTGAGCGCGCCCTGAGTGGTTCAGAGGACTATCAGCCGTCGGAGCGACATGCTCCTCGCGCACCCCCCTGCGCCTGACGAGAATTCCCTAACGAAATTTTCGTCTCCAGCAGGTCGGTTGATGCAAGTCCTAGATGCTCAGGGGTACATTCATTTGTTAATGCGTGAGGAGAAATATGTCTCAGAAACTATGGTCTGCGCAGACACGTAGCACACTCAAAGATGATTTTAAGTCAGGTTTTTTGGTCTTCCTTATTGCCTTACCTCTGTGCCTTGGCATTGCCATGGCAAGTGGTTTTCCGCCAGTTGCGGGCGTACTGACCGCAATTGTCGGCGGCGTCGTTGTGACCTTCCTTGGAAGTTCACGACTAACAATCAAAGGGCCTGCTGCAGGCCTTATTGTTGTCGCGCTTGGTTGCGTGCAAGAGCTTGGCGGTGGTGACCTTCATACGGGGTATAAACGAGCGCTCGCTGTTGGCGTAGCTGCAGCAGCGCTCCAGATCTTATTTGCTTTGATGCGTATGGCCTCGATAGGCGTCGTGATGTCGCCATCCGTCGTTCACGGCATGCTTGCCGCGATTGGCGTTATCATCGTCTCAAAGCAAGCGCACACCCTTGTTGGCGTTGCTCCGCATGCAAAAGGGCCGCTTGCCCTACTCGCCGAGATTCCACAGAGCATCGTCCGCGCCAATCCTGAGATTCTCATTCTTGGATTTTTATCACTCATCATACTTTTCGGGCTCCCTTACATTCGCACGAAATGGGCCAAAGCAATTCCTGCGCCCATACTGGTTCTCGCCGTTACGGTGCCACTTGGGCTTGTGTTCGGACTCGACCACCCACACGACTATTGGCTTTTACACGGCCACTTTCACGTCGGACCGGAGTACTTGGTTCAACTCCCAGGGGCTTTGATCAATGCCATCGCATTTCCGGATTTTTCAATGCTGTTTAGCTCAGCATCGTTGAAGTATATTGCTATGTTTTCGTTGGTCGGGACCATCGAATCAACACTAAGTGTCATTGCAGTTGATGCCCTGGACCCAGCGAAAGACCGCTCTAACCTGAACAAGGATCTACTCGGAGTCGGTGTGGGTAATCTTATTTCCGCTATGATCGGCGGTCTTCCAATGATCTCTGAAATCGTTCGTAGTAAGGCGAATATCGATGCAGGAGCCAAATCGAGTTTTTCGAATTTTTTCCACGGCGTATTTCTTCTTCTCTTTGTCGCACTCGTGCCCCAGTTGCTTCATGAAATCCCGCTTTCAGCACTCGCCGCAATGCTGATTTACACGGGTTTCCGCTTGGCTTCACCCTCGCAGTTGGTCCACATCAAGCAAATCGGAATGGATCAACTTGCGTTGTTTGTGACCACCCTTTTGGTGACTTTGGCAACGGATCTGCTCGTCGGTGTTGCTTCCGGCATAGCGCTGAAGCTGATTCTTCATTACCTACGAGGGGTACCCCTCTCTTCGGTATTTCGCACGCGCATAGAAAGCAAACAAGAGGGATCCGACCTGGAGATAAAAATGTACGGAGCTGCGATCTTTACAAGTTTGCTTCCGCTTACGCGTGCGATCGGGG belongs to Myxococcales bacterium and includes:
- a CDS encoding SulP family inorganic anion transporter; the encoded protein is MSQKLWSAQTRSTLKDDFKSGFLVFLIALPLCLGIAMASGFPPVAGVLTAIVGGVVVTFLGSSRLTIKGPAAGLIVVALGCVQELGGGDLHTGYKRALAVGVAAAALQILFALMRMASIGVVMSPSVVHGMLAAIGVIIVSKQAHTLVGVAPHAKGPLALLAEIPQSIVRANPEILILGFLSLIILFGLPYIRTKWAKAIPAPILVLAVTVPLGLVFGLDHPHDYWLLHGHFHVGPEYLVQLPGALINAIAFPDFSMLFSSASLKYIAMFSLVGTIESTLSVIAVDALDPAKDRSNLNKDLLGVGVGNLISAMIGGLPMISEIVRSKANIDAGAKSSFSNFFHGVFLLLFVALVPQLLHEIPLSALAAMLIYTGFRLASPSQLVHIKQIGMDQLALFVTTLLVTLATDLLVGVASGIALKLILHYLRGVPLSSVFRTRIESKQEGSDLEIKMYGAAIFTSLLPLTRAIGELGPATKRVLLDLSEVAVVDHTFLSRLHGMAAEWPHTELVLVGMDKLQATSSHALATRRKQK